The Bacillus sp. Marseille-Q1617 genome has a segment encoding these proteins:
- a CDS encoding helix-turn-helix domain-containing protein, protein MGQKKRSWLEKLRKIKGFSQEEIANLVHIDRSYYSKIESGVRIPNATLAEDLADLLNFHVSIFELEEGPFYFALQDAPMIVAHFNLNLEYTWIFNPHPDFDAVSVIGMNDVELDDNPGTRQLMELKREVIAECKPLRKTILFSMSDGLYHYDVSCHPLFNEKGELIGGSSASTELSKVEKIEPFDREHSSENLTLIKE, encoded by the coding sequence ATGGGTCAAAAGAAAAGAAGCTGGCTTGAAAAGTTAAGGAAAATAAAGGGATTCAGCCAAGAGGAAATTGCAAATCTGGTTCACATAGACCGATCCTATTATTCTAAAATTGAAAGCGGCGTCAGGATTCCAAACGCAACACTAGCAGAAGATCTGGCTGATTTATTGAACTTTCACGTGTCTATCTTTGAATTGGAAGAAGGTCCGTTTTATTTTGCTTTACAGGATGCCCCGATGATTGTGGCACACTTTAACCTTAATTTAGAATATACTTGGATTTTCAATCCTCATCCTGATTTCGATGCAGTTTCCGTCATCGGGATGAACGATGTGGAATTGGATGATAATCCAGGAACCAGACAGTTAATGGAATTGAAGAGAGAAGTTATTGCTGAATGCAAGCCTCTCAGGAAAACGATTCTATTTTCAATGTCCGACGGCCTTTATCATTATGACGTGTCATGCCACCCTTTATTCAATGAGAAAGGGGAACTGATTGGAGGAAGTTCCGCATCAACTGAGCTCAGCAAGGTTGAGAAGATAGAACCATTTGACCGTGAACACTCATCTGAGAACCTCACATTAATAAAAGAATAG
- a CDS encoding ATP-binding protein, protein MFDSVLTNLLLNFFFIIIGLLFFALYFDIKKKVPSRSLVIIISSLTILFCVIFSSKLDSGVYVDLRRIPFFLASLYFGPRVSFILLMIIIMLRLAIIGDGFIILVILNYVSTFLILAVLYKGFLKAEKKVKLMYSVGICLLMTLYNVLFGYMSGAEITFYEYVCIVLIPLGATILSVLTVEILRKLMTMRRLSTQNEKLQVVGQLAASISHEVRNPLTSSKGFLQLMKNEKDQDTQQRFLDLSLKGIDQANHVIEEYLTFTSSVPDRVEQIDVKGSIVELIELMEPLAFHHRVKIKTQLMDDMYVEGQARSFKQCVMNIMKNSIESMPAGGELNLTMTFKEKLVISISDTGFGMTDEQIHRFGEPFYTTKNEGTGLGIMAASIIVNSMKGKIQVKSELNRGTTVYLEFNEVNKELRKQ, encoded by the coding sequence GTGTTTGATTCTGTGTTGACGAATTTATTATTAAACTTTTTCTTCATCATAATCGGTCTATTATTCTTCGCACTTTATTTTGATATCAAGAAAAAAGTACCTTCCAGGTCACTTGTCATCATCATCTCTTCTTTGACCATCTTATTTTGTGTGATATTCAGCTCCAAGCTTGACTCCGGGGTCTATGTAGACCTGCGGAGGATCCCGTTTTTCTTGGCCAGTCTGTATTTCGGTCCTAGGGTATCCTTTATATTGTTGATGATCATCATCATGTTGAGGCTTGCCATAATCGGTGATGGATTTATCATACTGGTCATACTGAATTATGTTAGTACCTTCTTGATTTTAGCCGTGTTGTATAAAGGGTTTCTGAAAGCAGAGAAAAAAGTAAAATTGATGTACTCAGTGGGAATCTGTTTACTCATGACCCTCTATAACGTTTTATTCGGCTATATGTCTGGAGCTGAAATCACGTTTTATGAATATGTCTGCATCGTTCTCATTCCGTTGGGAGCGACGATTCTTTCCGTATTGACTGTTGAGATACTGCGCAAGCTGATGACGATGAGAAGATTATCCACTCAAAATGAAAAGCTTCAGGTCGTTGGACAGTTGGCGGCAAGCATTTCCCATGAAGTCAGAAATCCGTTAACTTCCTCAAAGGGTTTTTTACAATTGATGAAGAATGAAAAAGATCAGGACACCCAGCAGCGGTTCCTCGACTTATCACTGAAGGGCATTGACCAGGCGAATCATGTTATAGAAGAGTATCTTACATTCACAAGTTCCGTACCTGATAGAGTGGAGCAAATCGACGTGAAGGGATCCATTGTTGAACTGATCGAGCTGATGGAGCCATTGGCCTTCCATCATCGTGTGAAAATAAAAACTCAACTAATGGATGACATGTATGTTGAAGGACAAGCCCGAAGCTTCAAGCAATGCGTAATGAATATCATGAAGAATTCGATTGAATCGATGCCTGCCGGAGGAGAACTTAACCTTACTATGACCTTTAAGGAAAAGCTTGTCATTTCCATTTCCGATACAGGGTTTGGGATGACTGATGAGCAGATTCACCGTTTTGGTGAACCATTCTATACAACAAAAAATGAAGGAACGGGACTCGGCATCATGGCTGCCAGCATCATCGTGAATTCCATGAAGGGTAAAATACAGGTAAAAAGCGAATTGAACCGGGGTACGACGGTTTATTTGGAGTTTAATGAAGTGAACAAAGAGCTCCGAAAGCAGTAA
- a CDS encoding DMT family transporter: MTNRNKGIILLLLSAFGFSMMAALVKLSGDVPTIQKTFFRNFVSAIIAFGFVKYHGERLFGKRENQKLLLLRSSLGAAGIVLFFYAIDHLVLSDADMLNKLSPFLTIIFASIFLKERARMFQITAIIIAFIGTLFIIKPAFSYDTIPYIAGLLSAVFAAGAYTVLRVLGTKEKFYTVVFYFSFFTTMILLPFVLAFYEPMSLKQWVYLLGAGFFATIGQFGITIAYKFAPAKEISIFFYSTVVYSALISIFLFGQIPDLWSIIGYVIIFGASLYMFLKNNKEA, from the coding sequence ATGACGAATCGAAACAAAGGAATCATACTCTTATTATTATCCGCATTCGGGTTTTCGATGATGGCCGCACTTGTGAAACTGTCCGGTGACGTGCCGACGATTCAGAAAACGTTCTTCAGGAATTTTGTTTCAGCCATCATCGCATTCGGATTTGTAAAATATCACGGAGAGCGGCTGTTCGGGAAAAGGGAGAATCAGAAGCTGCTGCTGTTGCGCTCGAGTCTCGGGGCTGCCGGGATTGTGTTGTTCTTCTATGCGATCGACCATCTCGTTCTGTCGGATGCCGATATGCTGAATAAACTCAGTCCATTTTTAACGATCATCTTCGCATCGATCTTCCTTAAAGAGAGAGCACGGATGTTCCAGATCACCGCCATCATCATTGCGTTCATCGGAACGCTGTTCATCATTAAGCCGGCGTTTTCGTATGACACGATCCCGTATATCGCAGGGCTCTTGTCGGCTGTATTTGCAGCCGGGGCGTATACTGTGCTAAGGGTCCTGGGAACAAAAGAAAAATTCTACACCGTTGTCTTTTATTTTTCTTTCTTCACCACGATGATCCTGCTGCCTTTCGTGCTCGCTTTCTATGAGCCGATGAGCTTGAAGCAGTGGGTTTACCTGCTCGGGGCAGGTTTTTTTGCCACCATCGGGCAGTTCGGAATCACCATTGCGTACAAGTTCGCACCGGCAAAAGAAATCTCGATCTTCTTTTACTCAACCGTTGTATACTCCGCACTCATCAGCATCTTCCTGTTTGGACAAATACCTGATTTGTGGAGCATCATCGGCTATGTCATCATTTTTGGAGCGTCGCTCTATATGTTCTTGAAAAACAATAAGGAAGCATAA
- a CDS encoding lactate utilization protein C produces MAIGQIQNRGSFLDNLAKNLGRERRSEVIKPQWQHSPQWEVYEGYSQDELVEVLKKQCVLIHTEVHETVTSELSTLIPYLIKQYGGNSVVTWDDSRFEEAGLSEMGDEDITHHVWDTEGGDENLSFSATADVGITFSDMTLAESGTVVLYSDKGKGRAVSLLPAIYIAIIPKSTIVPRMTQAAKSIHDKIESGELVASCVNFISGPSNSADIEMNLIVGVHGPVKATYVIVDDL; encoded by the coding sequence ATGGCGATTGGACAAATTCAAAACAGGGGATCTTTTTTAGATAACCTGGCAAAAAATCTTGGTCGTGAGCGCCGTTCGGAAGTGATAAAACCTCAGTGGCAGCACAGCCCCCAATGGGAAGTGTATGAGGGGTATTCCCAGGATGAACTGGTCGAGGTATTGAAAAAGCAGTGCGTACTGATTCACACGGAAGTGCATGAGACCGTAACAAGCGAGCTATCCACATTGATTCCCTATCTCATCAAGCAGTACGGCGGGAACTCCGTCGTCACATGGGATGATTCACGTTTTGAAGAGGCGGGGCTTTCAGAGATGGGTGATGAAGACATCACTCATCACGTATGGGACACAGAAGGCGGAGATGAAAATCTTTCGTTTTCTGCAACCGCGGATGTCGGCATTACGTTCAGTGATATGACCCTTGCTGAGTCCGGAACCGTCGTCCTGTACAGCGATAAGGGAAAAGGACGCGCCGTCAGCCTGCTCCCTGCCATCTACATCGCCATCATCCCGAAAAGCACCATCGTCCCGAGGATGACCCAGGCAGCCAAAAGCATCCACGACAAGATCGAAAGTGGAGAACTAGTAGCATCCTGTGTCAATTTCATTTCTGGTCCCAGCAACTCAGCCGATATCGAAATGAATCTGATCGTAGGTGTCCACGGGCCTGTGAAGGCGACTTATGTCATTGTGGATGATTTATAG
- the clpP gene encoding ATP-dependent Clp endopeptidase proteolytic subunit ClpP, which translates to MSTIPYVIEQSSKGERSYDIYSRLLKDRIIMVSDEINDHMANSIVAQLLFLAADDPEKDISLYINSPGGSTSAGFAIFDTMEYISPDVRTICTGMAASFGAMLLLAGTKGKRFALPNSEIMIHQPLGGARGQATDLEISAKRILKLREHINEIISEKTGKSIEKVALDTDRDYFMSAQEAMEYGIIDAIIEKNK; encoded by the coding sequence ATGAGTACCATCCCATATGTAATCGAGCAATCAAGCAAAGGTGAGCGTTCCTATGACATTTATTCGAGGTTGTTGAAAGACAGGATCATCATGGTGAGCGATGAGATTAATGATCATATGGCCAACAGCATTGTAGCCCAGCTGCTATTCCTGGCAGCGGATGATCCGGAAAAGGATATTTCCCTCTATATCAACAGCCCTGGCGGTTCAACGTCCGCAGGTTTTGCGATTTTTGACACGATGGAGTATATCAGCCCCGATGTCAGGACGATCTGCACCGGTATGGCCGCTTCCTTTGGGGCGATGCTCCTGCTCGCCGGTACGAAAGGAAAAAGGTTCGCACTTCCGAACAGCGAGATCATGATCCATCAGCCGCTCGGAGGAGCCAGGGGTCAGGCGACAGACCTTGAAATATCGGCTAAAAGGATATTAAAGCTGAGGGAGCATATCAACGAAATCATCTCGGAAAAAACGGGCAAGAGCATCGAAAAGGTCGCCCTCGATACCGACCGTGATTATTTCATGAGTGCACAGGAAGCGATGGAATACGGGATCATCGATGCGATCATTGAAAAGAACAAATAG
- a CDS encoding C45 family peptidase, which translates to MKTIHSDIIQFRGNHYDFGYMQGERIKDSITVKNRENQWKVRKPRFSIDVNETKEVITRFAPGIWDELLGLEEALEWPMEKILQEFGGYRVDYVRSGCSILTGQDYMVRNYDYHPKTYEGRYVFYQPTDTGYGMIGPSQRVTGRMDGMNEKGLAVGYNFMHRKNPGGGFICCMIGRLILESAASVDEAVDLLKEIPHRHSFSYVVHDKSSQTFIVETSPRGVEVRQSNTCTNHFEIMKDENRNHLVDSKRRLAVMEKRRGGHSGIDDAFRLLNDSDGGVFSDLYGSWAGTIHTSAYLPKEMKAWFALGGDRDPVVFDFADWLKGDDVDMIQINGEVDTDISFVHMDEGADWFKR; encoded by the coding sequence ATGAAAACCATACATAGTGACATCATACAATTCAGGGGAAATCATTATGATTTCGGATACATGCAGGGAGAACGCATCAAGGACTCCATTACGGTCAAAAACCGTGAAAATCAGTGGAAGGTCAGAAAGCCGCGATTTTCAATCGATGTGAATGAAACAAAGGAAGTCATCACGCGGTTTGCCCCCGGCATCTGGGACGAACTGCTCGGCCTCGAGGAAGCACTGGAGTGGCCGATGGAAAAGATCCTTCAGGAGTTCGGCGGCTACAGGGTCGATTACGTTCGTTCCGGCTGTTCGATTCTGACTGGCCAAGACTATATGGTCAGGAATTATGATTATCATCCAAAGACATACGAAGGACGCTACGTTTTTTACCAGCCGACGGATACAGGATATGGCATGATCGGACCCAGCCAGCGGGTGACGGGAAGAATGGACGGCATGAATGAGAAGGGCTTGGCTGTCGGCTATAATTTCATGCACCGGAAGAATCCCGGCGGCGGGTTCATTTGCTGCATGATCGGCAGGCTTATACTTGAGTCGGCGGCTTCAGTGGATGAAGCGGTGGATCTCCTGAAGGAAATTCCTCATCGGCATTCGTTCAGTTATGTTGTACATGATAAGAGCAGCCAAACATTCATCGTTGAAACTTCACCGCGAGGGGTCGAAGTGAGGCAGTCTAACACCTGTACCAACCATTTTGAAATCATGAAAGACGAAAATCGTAATCACTTGGTCGATTCAAAGCGAAGATTAGCCGTGATGGAAAAGAGAAGAGGGGGGCATTCCGGCATTGATGATGCTTTTCGCCTCTTGAACGACAGTGATGGCGGAGTCTTTTCAGACCTTTACGGCAGCTGGGCGGGCACGATTCATACATCTGCTTATCTGCCAAAAGAAATGAAAGCATGGTTCGCATTGGGAGGCGACCGGGATCCGGTTGTGTTTGACTTTGCAGATTGGTTGAAGGGTGACGACGTTGACATGATTCAAATAAATGGTGAAGTAGATACAGATATCTCTTTTGTCCATATGGATGAAGGAGCGGACTGGTTTAAAAGATAA
- a CDS encoding L-lactate permease: MSVGTLAWIATLPIVSVFLFLVILRWPAKKAMPVSLLITVVMAMFIWKVPGNQVAAASVKGMVTALEVGVIVFGAILLLNTLKESGAIFTIRKGFTNISPDRRVQTIIVCWLFGSFLEGAAGWGAPATIVGPLLVAIGFPAMGAVMVALILQSTPVSYGAVGTPILIGVNSGLKDSPLVQKYIAEQGTTFDAYINGIGGQVALIHGVIGIFIPLFMVTMLTYFFGKNKSITEGLAIWKFAIFAGLSFTVPYALVANLLGPEFPSLIGGLIGLAIVVPAAKKGWFIPKKSWDFDKESNWDPAWTGTLQVDDNDKPKKNVSFVKAWMPYLLVAVLLVATRVSYLPFSGWLQSWVINLETLFGSEITVASKPLNLPGTIFILVSLLSIFIYKMNMKEYSRAVKDSFKTIVSAMAALIFAVPMVQVFINSGINAADYTSMPLALAEGISNIFGSYWPLAAPTIGAIGAFAAGSNTVSNMMFSLFQFGVADNIMAAPATIVALQAVGGAAGNMICVHNVVAASSSAGLIGREGNLIRKTLIPMTFYVIFAGAIGYVVINGIGLNIGTFILALVAGFIITLIIKGERKNRHDSKKLRKTA; this comes from the coding sequence ATGAGTGTTGGTACGCTGGCGTGGATCGCCACTTTACCGATTGTTTCTGTATTCTTGTTCTTGGTTATTTTAAGGTGGCCGGCGAAAAAGGCGATGCCGGTCTCTTTGTTGATCACCGTTGTAATGGCTATGTTTATATGGAAGGTGCCCGGAAATCAGGTCGCAGCAGCCAGTGTGAAGGGAATGGTGACCGCCCTGGAAGTGGGTGTGATCGTATTTGGGGCGATTCTCTTGTTGAACACACTGAAAGAAAGCGGTGCCATTTTTACGATTAGAAAAGGGTTTACCAATATTTCACCGGACCGGCGCGTCCAGACCATCATCGTTTGCTGGCTGTTTGGATCGTTCCTTGAGGGTGCTGCAGGCTGGGGTGCGCCTGCAACAATCGTAGGGCCGCTTTTAGTGGCGATCGGATTCCCGGCAATGGGAGCCGTCATGGTCGCGCTTATTCTTCAATCGACACCCGTATCGTACGGGGCGGTCGGTACACCGATCCTGATCGGGGTAAACTCCGGATTGAAGGATTCCCCGCTTGTCCAAAAATACATCGCTGAGCAGGGAACCACGTTTGACGCTTACATAAATGGAATCGGAGGTCAGGTTGCGCTCATTCATGGAGTCATCGGGATCTTCATCCCACTCTTTATGGTGACGATGCTGACGTATTTCTTTGGTAAAAATAAATCCATTACGGAAGGACTTGCGATTTGGAAGTTTGCTATTTTTGCAGGATTGTCGTTCACCGTTCCTTATGCATTGGTGGCCAATCTGCTGGGACCGGAATTTCCATCCCTCATCGGCGGATTGATCGGACTTGCCATCGTGGTTCCTGCTGCGAAAAAAGGGTGGTTCATTCCTAAGAAGTCATGGGACTTTGATAAAGAATCGAACTGGGACCCGGCTTGGACAGGTACGCTGCAAGTGGATGATAACGATAAGCCGAAGAAGAACGTTTCTTTTGTGAAAGCCTGGATGCCATATCTATTGGTAGCTGTATTGCTGGTTGCCACACGAGTCAGCTATCTTCCATTCTCAGGCTGGCTGCAATCATGGGTCATCAACCTGGAAACGCTGTTCGGTTCGGAAATTACGGTAGCTTCAAAACCTTTGAACCTGCCGGGCACCATCTTTATTCTTGTGTCACTTCTATCAATCTTCATTTATAAAATGAATATGAAGGAATATTCCCGGGCAGTGAAGGATTCGTTTAAGACCATAGTGAGTGCAATGGCCGCATTGATCTTTGCGGTACCAATGGTTCAGGTGTTCATAAACTCCGGCATCAATGCTGCAGACTACACAAGCATGCCGCTTGCGCTGGCAGAGGGTATTTCCAACATATTTGGAAGCTACTGGCCGCTTGCCGCACCGACCATCGGAGCCATCGGAGCATTTGCGGCGGGCAGCAACACGGTCAGCAATATGATGTTCTCCCTGTTCCAATTCGGAGTGGCGGATAACATCATGGCAGCACCGGCCACCATTGTAGCCCTGCAGGCAGTCGGCGGTGCAGCTGGTAACATGATCTGCGTCCATAACGTAGTGGCAGCTTCCTCTTCCGCAGGTCTGATCGGACGGGAAGGGAACCTTATCAGGAAAACCCTGATTCCAATGACCTTTTACGTGATTTTCGCGGGCGCAATAGGCTATGTCGTCATCAACGGCATCGGACTGAATATCGGAACATTCATCCTTGCCCTTGTAGCCGGATTCATCATCACCCTCATTATCAAAGGGGAAAGAAAGAATAGGCATGATAGCAAAAAGCTAAGAAAAACCGCATAA
- a CDS encoding sigma factor-like helix-turn-helix DNA-binding protein: MIRGTLRKESESEGQELHELVDKLLHYCLFLTKNKWDGEDLCQESICRALKHYPDQEKWTPPLLKKMAYHAWVDKVRKLNREMLGDVPDLSGEENTESDRDVLDMLVKTLTPKQLITLVLKEAFQYKIHEVADLLGMTETSIKALLKRTRARLEKRSDDEESRSNNDYWEEYSQEDVVTLLQESIQTHDPSDLIEQLPDLISGQSAPKMLSFPTVTRSVSSPSSVLSMAA, from the coding sequence ATGATTCGTGGAACGTTGAGGAAAGAAAGTGAATCGGAGGGGCAGGAACTGCACGAGCTTGTGGATAAGCTTCTACATTACTGTCTGTTCCTGACAAAAAATAAGTGGGACGGGGAGGATCTGTGCCAGGAATCCATCTGCCGGGCGTTGAAGCATTACCCTGACCAGGAGAAATGGACCCCGCCGTTATTGAAGAAGATGGCCTACCATGCTTGGGTCGATAAGGTTCGCAAGCTGAACAGGGAAATGCTTGGCGATGTGCCCGATTTGAGTGGGGAGGAGAATACAGAAAGCGACCGTGATGTTTTAGACATGCTGGTGAAAACACTAACACCAAAACAGTTGATCACACTGGTATTGAAAGAAGCCTTTCAATATAAAATCCATGAAGTCGCTGACCTCCTGGGCATGACGGAGACCTCCATCAAGGCACTGCTCAAACGAACCAGGGCGAGACTTGAAAAACGTTCTGATGATGAAGAATCACGTTCAAATAATGACTACTGGGAAGAGTACTCTCAAGAAGATGTAGTGACACTTCTTCAGGAAAGCATCCAAACCCATGATCCCTCGGATTTGATCGAGCAGCTCCCTGATTTGATTTCCGGACAGTCCGCTCCAAAGATGCTATCGTTCCCGACTGTTACCCGCAGCGTTTCTTCTCCTTCAAGCGTCCTCTCAATGGCAGCTTAA
- a CDS encoding (Fe-S)-binding protein, producing the protein MKVSLFVTCLIDIFQTDVGRDTVELLERLGCEVDFPEKQTCCGQPAYNSGHVEKAKESMKHMISVFEESDYVVTPSGSCGTMFREYPHLFKGDPQWEERAKSLAGKTYELTQFIVEVLGVEDVGAKLNGNATYHTSCHMTRLLGVTEAPMKLLSKVDGLKMNPLPHNYNCCGFGGTFSVKMSPISEQMVDEKVTSVEETGADILIGADCGCLMNIGGRIDRKGKPIKVMHIASVLNSQ; encoded by the coding sequence ATGAAAGTCTCATTATTTGTCACATGTTTAATCGACATCTTTCAAACGGACGTCGGCAGGGACACGGTTGAATTACTGGAGCGGCTGGGATGCGAAGTCGATTTTCCCGAGAAACAGACGTGCTGCGGACAGCCTGCTTATAACAGCGGCCATGTCGAAAAAGCGAAAGAATCAATGAAGCATATGATCAGTGTCTTTGAGGAATCGGATTATGTCGTCACTCCATCGGGTTCATGCGGAACGATGTTCAGGGAGTACCCTCATCTGTTCAAGGGGGATCCTCAGTGGGAAGAGCGGGCAAAATCCTTAGCCGGAAAAACCTATGAATTGACTCAGTTCATCGTGGAAGTCCTAGGTGTAGAAGATGTCGGGGCAAAGTTGAACGGGAACGCAACTTATCATACATCCTGCCATATGACCCGGCTGCTCGGTGTGACGGAAGCGCCTATGAAACTATTGAGCAAAGTTGACGGGTTAAAAATGAATCCGCTTCCACACAATTATAATTGCTGTGGATTCGGCGGAACGTTTTCAGTGAAAATGTCGCCGATTTCCGAGCAGATGGTAGATGAAAAGGTTACGAGTGTGGAAGAGACGGGAGCGGACATCTTAATCGGAGCGGATTGCGGCTGCTTGATGAACATCGGAGGCCGGATCGACCGGAAAGGCAAGCCGATCAAAGTGATGCATATTGCATCGGTTTTAAACAGCCAATAG
- a CDS encoding LutB/LldF family L-lactate oxidation iron-sulfur protein, giving the protein MAMKIGDKSFNDRVSSGIADTFMRGAVSSAQGRFRSGRLNAAEELGNWEEWRKLGEEIRSHTIENLDYYLELLSENVAKRGGHVFFAETAEEANEYITEVVKKKEGKKVVKSKSMVTEEINMNEALEKAGCDVIETDLGEWILQVDDHDPPSHIVTPALHKNKEQIRDVFKNKMGYDKTEKPEELALFAREKLREEFLQADIGITGCNFAIAESGTISLVTNEGNARMVTTVPKTQITVMGMERIVPTWEEMEVLVSLLTRAAVGQKLTSYITALTGPKQEGEVDGPEEFHLVIVDNGRSKILGTAFQSILHCIRCAACINVCPVYRHVGGHSYGSIYPGPVGAVLSPLLGGYEEYKELPYASTLCAACTEACPVKIPLHEHLLRHRQEIVEREGKAPVFENLSMKAFSMGTASPAMYNIGSKLAPTSLAAFTKDGSISKGPGPLKNWTDIREFPAPKKERFRDWYKKRSKEGGQ; this is encoded by the coding sequence ATGGCTATGAAAATAGGGGATAAATCCTTCAATGACAGAGTCTCGAGCGGAATAGCCGATACATTCATGCGCGGTGCGGTCAGTTCCGCGCAGGGACGATTCCGCAGCGGGCGCCTGAATGCGGCAGAGGAACTCGGGAATTGGGAAGAATGGCGGAAGCTCGGTGAGGAGATCAGGTCCCATACGATCGAGAATCTAGACTATTACCTCGAGCTATTAAGTGAAAATGTCGCAAAACGGGGCGGCCATGTTTTTTTCGCAGAGACGGCTGAAGAAGCGAACGAATACATCACAGAAGTCGTCAAGAAAAAAGAAGGCAAGAAAGTCGTCAAATCGAAATCCATGGTCACAGAAGAAATCAATATGAATGAAGCACTTGAGAAAGCCGGCTGCGACGTCATTGAAACCGATCTGGGCGAATGGATCCTGCAAGTGGATGACCATGACCCGCCTTCCCATATTGTCACACCTGCCCTTCACAAAAATAAAGAGCAGATCAGGGACGTATTCAAGAATAAAATGGGGTACGACAAAACGGAAAAGCCGGAAGAACTTGCACTTTTTGCCCGTGAAAAATTAAGAGAAGAATTCCTTCAGGCGGATATCGGCATCACCGGATGTAATTTTGCCATCGCAGAGTCAGGCACGATCTCCCTGGTTACAAATGAAGGAAACGCACGAATGGTGACTACTGTCCCGAAGACACAAATCACCGTCATGGGAATGGAAAGGATCGTACCTACCTGGGAAGAGATGGAGGTTCTTGTCAGCCTCTTGACGCGGGCGGCGGTCGGTCAGAAACTGACGAGCTATATCACGGCTCTGACAGGACCGAAACAAGAGGGAGAAGTGGACGGTCCCGAGGAATTCCATCTGGTTATTGTGGATAATGGACGTTCTAAAATCCTTGGTACGGCCTTCCAGTCCATCCTCCATTGTATCCGCTGTGCGGCTTGTATCAATGTGTGTCCGGTATACCGCCATGTCGGCGGTCATTCGTACGGATCGATTTATCCGGGTCCTGTCGGGGCAGTATTATCGCCTCTTTTGGGCGGATATGAGGAATACAAAGAGCTTCCTTATGCATCGACTCTATGTGCAGCCTGTACAGAAGCATGCCCGGTAAAGATCCCTCTGCACGAGCATCTTCTTCGCCACCGCCAGGAAATCGTGGAGCGTGAAGGCAAGGCTCCCGTTTTTGAAAATCTATCGATGAAGGCCTTCAGTATGGGAACGGCATCCCCGGCCATGTACAACATCGGCTCGAAACTCGCGCCGACGTCACTGGCTGCTTTTACAAAAGACGGAAGCATTTCGAAAGGACCAGGACCACTTAAGAATTGGACGGATATCCGTGAATTCCCTGCTCCTAAAAAAGAGCGGTTCAGGGACTGGTATAAGAAGAGAAGCAAAGAAGGTGGACAATAA
- a CDS encoding exonuclease domain-containing protein: MRDFIAFDFETANRSRHSICSVGMVFVENGKIVDTLYELIDPEEDFDRFNINIHGITPQDVEGAQTFDAFYHSIKEKIENKLMVAHNLSFDGFALRDNLARYGVKPVYNQFLCTYQMSRKMVTGLPAYKLSSVCTHFGIELENHHHAADDAEACAHIMLKLAEEYGVTDFDSLYNKTRITPGEISEGIYRSSLIKKYPKKLDMRQFEVSKDADPNHDFYGKNIVFTGELKYFSRAEAAKMAAGCGGQPQNSVTAKTHYIILGNYEDVMIKGKKSSKIMKAEKLINDGKKVEIISEEDFLKKVYG; this comes from the coding sequence ATGAGGGATTTTATTGCTTTTGACTTTGAGACAGCTAATCGTTCGAGGCACAGTATCTGTTCAGTCGGCATGGTGTTTGTGGAAAATGGGAAAATAGTGGATACGCTTTATGAATTAATTGATCCGGAAGAGGATTTTGATAGGTTTAATATCAATATCCATGGAATCACCCCTCAGGATGTGGAAGGTGCGCAGACGTTTGATGCTTTCTACCATTCAATTAAAGAAAAAATAGAAAATAAGTTGATGGTTGCACATAATCTATCTTTTGATGGCTTTGCCCTGCGTGATAATCTTGCCCGATATGGTGTAAAGCCGGTATACAATCAATTTCTCTGCACCTATCAGATGTCGAGGAAAATGGTCACTGGTCTTCCTGCATACAAGCTTTCTTCAGTGTGTACCCACTTCGGAATAGAATTAGAGAATCATCACCATGCTGCAGATGATGCCGAAGCTTGTGCGCATATCATGCTGAAGCTTGCAGAAGAGTATGGGGTTACAGACTTTGATTCTCTTTACAATAAGACTAGAATCACACCCGGTGAAATATCCGAGGGTATCTATCGTTCTTCTTTAATAAAAAAATATCCGAAAAAACTCGATATGAGACAGTTTGAAGTCTCAAAAGACGCAGATCCAAACCATGATTTTTACGGAAAAAACATCGTATTTACCGGTGAACTTAAATATTTTTCAAGAGCAGAAGCAGCAAAGATGGCTGCCGGGTGTGGAGGGCAGCCGCAGAACAGTGTGACAGCGAAAACCCATTATATCATCCTTGGAAACTATGAAGATGTCATGATAAAAGGTAAAAAGTCTTCTAAAATAATGAAAGCCGAAAAGCTGATCAACGATGGGAAGAAAGTAGAAATCATCAGTGAAGAGGATTTTCTGAAAAAGGTATACGGCTAA